The following proteins come from a genomic window of Streptomyces liliiviolaceus:
- a CDS encoding glycosyltransferase family 2 protein produces the protein MQGQIQGHIQDQIAASTYRPISTHLAIAPPVSIVIPAMNEAENLPFVFKTLPRWIHEVVLVDGNSTDDTVAVARELWPDVKVVGQRGKGKGDALITGFEACTGDIIVMVDADGSADGHEIVSYVSALVSGADFAKGSRFANGGGTDDMTPIRKLGNWALCTVVNRKFGARYTDLCYGYNAFWRHCLDKIDLDCTGFEVETLMNIRVVKAGLKVQEIPSHEYVRIHGASNLRAVRDGLRVLKVILKERSNRRSLRRRPHAVTLNSGAGEAS, from the coding sequence ATGCAAGGTCAGATTCAAGGTCACATTCAGGATCAGATCGCTGCCAGCACGTACCGGCCCATATCAACTCACCTGGCCATAGCGCCTCCGGTGAGCATCGTGATTCCCGCCATGAACGAGGCGGAGAATCTCCCGTTCGTCTTCAAGACACTTCCGCGGTGGATTCACGAAGTGGTGCTCGTCGACGGGAATTCCACCGACGACACCGTGGCGGTCGCCCGCGAACTGTGGCCCGACGTCAAGGTCGTCGGGCAGCGCGGGAAGGGCAAGGGCGACGCCCTGATCACCGGTTTCGAGGCGTGCACCGGCGACATCATCGTGATGGTCGACGCGGACGGCTCGGCCGACGGTCACGAGATCGTCAGTTACGTCTCCGCGCTGGTCTCCGGGGCCGACTTCGCGAAGGGTTCGCGGTTCGCCAACGGCGGCGGCACGGACGACATGACACCGATCCGCAAGCTCGGCAACTGGGCCCTGTGCACGGTCGTCAACCGCAAGTTCGGCGCGCGCTACACCGATCTCTGCTACGGATACAACGCTTTCTGGCGGCACTGCCTGGACAAGATCGACCTCGACTGCACGGGTTTCGAGGTGGAGACCCTGATGAACATCCGGGTGGTCAAGGCGGGGCTGAAGGTCCAGGAGATACCGAGCCACGAGTACGTACGCATCCACGGCGCGAGCAATCTGCGGGCCGTGCGGGACGGGCTGCGGGTGCTCAAGGTGATCCTCAAGGAGCGCTCCAACCGGCGGTCGCTGCGCCGGCGCCCGCACGCGGTCACGCTCAACTCCGGTGCGGGAGAAGCGTCTTGA
- a CDS encoding glycosyltransferase family 2 protein — protein MNALDISVVICVYTEDRWEDILAAVASVRTQSRPARETLLVVDHNQALLDRLSREYKEYREHAAHKGTGEVRVLANAGPRGLSAGRNTGIAASRGDVIAFLDDDAVAERDWLRRFAEGYADPRVMAVGGRTMPIWASGRRPVWFPAEFDWVVGCTYKGLPPGRVRVRNVLGGNASFRRTAFDAAGGFATGIGRDGDRRPLGCEETELCIRLTRARPDAVLLIDDRAVIHHRVPEAREHFAYFRTRTYAEGLSKALVARSVGAGKGLESERRYTTRVLPAGVARGLRDALLARPGGAGRAAAIVAGVVTAAGGYALGSVRARRGGTTFAALPIERNSRTEGTDGIERNEGAEP, from the coding sequence TTGAACGCTCTGGACATCTCAGTGGTGATCTGCGTCTACACCGAGGACCGCTGGGAGGACATCCTCGCGGCGGTCGCCTCGGTGCGGACGCAGTCCCGGCCCGCACGGGAGACCCTGCTGGTCGTCGACCACAACCAGGCGCTCCTGGACCGGCTGTCCAGGGAGTACAAGGAGTACCGGGAACACGCGGCGCACAAGGGGACCGGAGAGGTGCGGGTGCTCGCCAACGCGGGCCCCCGCGGCCTGTCCGCGGGCCGCAACACCGGGATCGCCGCGTCCCGCGGCGACGTGATCGCCTTCCTGGACGACGACGCGGTGGCCGAGCGCGACTGGCTCCGCCGCTTCGCCGAGGGGTACGCGGATCCGCGGGTGATGGCGGTCGGCGGCCGGACGATGCCGATCTGGGCGTCGGGCCGCCGGCCCGTCTGGTTCCCCGCCGAGTTCGACTGGGTGGTGGGCTGCACGTACAAGGGTCTGCCGCCCGGCCGGGTCCGGGTGCGCAACGTGCTCGGCGGCAACGCCTCGTTCCGCCGTACCGCCTTCGACGCGGCGGGCGGTTTCGCGACCGGTATCGGGCGCGACGGCGACAGACGTCCGCTGGGCTGCGAGGAGACGGAGCTGTGCATCCGGCTCACCCGGGCCCGGCCGGACGCCGTCCTGCTGATCGACGACCGGGCGGTGATCCACCACCGGGTGCCCGAGGCACGCGAGCACTTCGCGTACTTCCGCACCCGTACGTACGCCGAAGGTCTGTCCAAGGCCCTGGTCGCCCGGAGCGTCGGCGCGGGCAAGGGACTTGAGTCGGAACGCCGCTACACCACGCGTGTCCTGCCCGCCGGAGTCGCGCGCGGTCTGCGCGACGCCCTGCTCGCCCGCCCCGGCGGCGCGGGCCGGGCCGCCGCCATCGTCGCCGGGGTGGTGACGGCGGCGGGCGGGTACGCCCTGGGGAGCGTCCGGGCGCGCAGGGGTGGCACCACGTTCGCGGCGCTCCCGATCGAGCGGAACAGCCGGACCGAGGGGACCGACGGAATCGAGCGGAACGAGGGGGCCGAACCATGA
- a CDS encoding lipopolysaccharide biosynthesis protein, whose product MSDTTTAEADTPAPDPPERSGRRLRLPRLGPSSGGSQLFRNAYALMLNTGISAVLGLGFWLAAARYYSESAVGQGSAAIAAMKLLAGLTAVTLTGALARFIPVAGRGTGRLIFRTYAGSSVVVALAAGVFLLTLGLWGSSYRFLHDPLIGLCFVLSVVAWSVLTLQDGVLTGLRSALWVPVGNTVFSAVKLALLVAFASAIPTMGVFVSWVAAIAVSVLPLGWLVFRRLVPRHVEETAEGAEPPTLREIGRFLAGDYTGSLFSLAVVYLVPVIVASQVGSADNAYFYITTTIGGTVNLLAINMGASLTVEGSHDPARLAANTRAALRRMARIMLPVAGVLFFGAPWILGVFGQGYADAATPLLRWFAVGAVLRVVMETYFAVLRAQSRTAGLAWLQGLLCVLVLGLTVILLPRMGLTGAGVAEISSLAVIVLLAAPRLYRIVMTAQPGEAAGDAASDGDLADLGAGKVRGPEQDGPRTDGPGKDGPRKVEPRKGRGPAWAQRLDTDTLALGVQLDFDHLERRPDVRPGPGTPPAGTPAVDRPGRPSGPRPDHRPTWALRTPQTPPPRLPSSRLDLGLPVERREPGSETSLSPSEIEVDAPFDPPVGGVPEEPEGVRGALASGTGGASGAVREADGPEPPEPPVVGWQRLRPTRLGVLLGSLLTAALVLYWVPASELGERDLDRMGGLGLISVLPTATLVGAGLLVLVFASLLWLGREHKALLMVTLLATVVSLHALPAVIETEPRFATAWQHLGFIDYIDRTGSAVPDLDARWSWPGFFAAAAFLSKACGVDDLTEVIRWWPTAMQLLYLAPLFLLVRHMRASWRAQWTGIWIFVLSGWVGQDYFSPQGFTYLLYLVFVAILLVWFRAPRVLWTRMRPGELEVEPTGRRERAVLLVVLIGLFMATVPAHQLTPFVMLGVLAVLVLVGRCELRGLPILFAVVVSVWIGFLAEPYWSGHFGELFGGVGGVGDNVSSSVSGRIGEGSSSHKLVLYARVALAGGVLALACWGWWRRRDHKYRERSLLVLTFVPFLGFGLQSYGGEMALRVFMFALPGAALLAGLALFPRTGVTADERDKDRVSLAPLAALMAGLVLMGGFLVARWGNEPFERIRPGEVAAMEYVYAHDKPTTRVLWLSNDTVNNVTPAMPWGTRDMEKVNYVPTLAPADPVLVSSLVKSLKDAGPNSYLMINRSQVTYLQLDIGYSKTYEYRLIRNLDARQELRKVFVNEDVSLYALRQQPSGKVAKADPGPIGPQVTWTPWSVVGALAAVALIALLATREVVRVAARPSVRQHLWLQATFWFSLPLLALLLASLIQRFLTMA is encoded by the coding sequence GTGTCTGACACGACCACGGCCGAAGCCGACACCCCCGCGCCCGATCCACCCGAGCGGTCCGGGCGGCGCCTGCGCCTGCCCCGGCTGGGTCCGTCGTCCGGAGGCAGCCAGCTGTTCCGGAACGCCTACGCCCTGATGCTGAACACCGGTATCTCGGCCGTCCTCGGGCTCGGCTTCTGGCTGGCCGCCGCCCGGTACTACTCCGAGTCGGCGGTCGGGCAGGGCTCCGCCGCGATCGCCGCGATGAAACTCCTCGCGGGCCTCACCGCGGTGACGCTGACGGGCGCCCTCGCCCGGTTCATCCCGGTGGCGGGCCGCGGCACCGGACGGCTCATCTTCCGTACCTACGCGGGCAGTTCGGTGGTCGTGGCGCTGGCCGCGGGCGTCTTCCTGCTCACCCTGGGGCTCTGGGGATCCTCGTACCGCTTCCTGCACGATCCGCTCATCGGGCTCTGTTTCGTCCTGTCGGTCGTCGCCTGGTCGGTGCTGACCCTCCAGGACGGCGTACTGACCGGGCTGCGCAGCGCGCTGTGGGTGCCCGTCGGCAACACCGTGTTCTCGGCGGTGAAGCTCGCGCTGCTCGTGGCGTTCGCGTCGGCGATCCCGACCATGGGTGTCTTCGTGTCGTGGGTCGCGGCGATCGCGGTGTCCGTGCTGCCGCTGGGCTGGCTGGTGTTCCGGCGGCTGGTCCCCCGGCATGTGGAGGAGACCGCGGAGGGCGCCGAGCCGCCCACTCTGCGGGAGATCGGACGGTTCCTGGCGGGCGACTACACGGGCTCGCTGTTCTCGCTCGCCGTCGTCTACCTCGTCCCGGTGATCGTCGCCTCGCAGGTCGGCTCGGCCGACAACGCGTACTTCTACATCACCACCACCATCGGCGGCACGGTCAATCTGCTCGCCATCAACATGGGTGCCTCGCTGACCGTCGAGGGCTCGCACGACCCGGCACGGCTCGCCGCGAACACCCGGGCGGCGCTGCGCCGGATGGCACGGATCATGCTGCCGGTGGCCGGGGTGCTGTTCTTCGGGGCGCCCTGGATCCTCGGTGTGTTCGGCCAGGGATACGCGGACGCGGCGACGCCGCTGCTGCGCTGGTTCGCGGTCGGCGCGGTGCTGCGGGTCGTCATGGAGACGTACTTCGCGGTGCTGCGCGCCCAGAGCCGCACCGCCGGACTCGCTTGGCTGCAGGGCCTGTTGTGCGTACTGGTCCTCGGCCTCACGGTGATCCTGCTGCCCCGCATGGGACTGACCGGCGCGGGCGTCGCGGAGATCTCCAGCCTCGCGGTGATCGTGCTGCTCGCCGCTCCCCGGCTGTACCGGATCGTCATGACCGCGCAGCCCGGGGAAGCCGCCGGGGACGCGGCGTCCGACGGGGACCTGGCGGACCTGGGCGCCGGGAAGGTGCGAGGGCCGGAGCAGGACGGGCCGAGGACGGACGGCCCGGGGAAGGACGGGCCCAGGAAGGTCGAGCCGCGGAAGGGGCGCGGTCCGGCCTGGGCGCAGCGCCTGGACACGGACACGCTGGCGCTCGGCGTCCAGCTCGACTTCGACCACCTGGAGCGACGGCCGGACGTACGGCCCGGCCCCGGGACACCGCCCGCCGGAACACCCGCGGTCGACCGGCCGGGCCGCCCCTCGGGGCCCCGGCCGGACCACCGGCCGACCTGGGCGCTGCGCACTCCGCAGACTCCCCCGCCACGACTCCCCTCCTCGCGGCTGGATCTGGGGCTGCCCGTCGAGCGGCGGGAACCGGGCTCGGAGACCTCCCTCAGCCCGTCCGAGATCGAGGTGGACGCCCCCTTCGACCCACCGGTCGGCGGCGTTCCCGAGGAACCGGAGGGCGTACGCGGCGCGCTCGCGTCCGGCACGGGCGGCGCGTCCGGAGCCGTACGGGAGGCGGACGGGCCCGAACCGCCGGAGCCGCCAGTCGTCGGGTGGCAGCGGCTGCGGCCGACCCGGCTCGGGGTGCTGCTCGGCTCTCTGCTGACGGCCGCGCTCGTCCTGTACTGGGTGCCGGCGTCCGAGCTCGGGGAGCGCGATCTGGACCGGATGGGCGGGCTCGGCCTGATCTCCGTCCTGCCCACGGCGACCCTGGTCGGGGCCGGACTGCTGGTCCTGGTGTTCGCCTCGCTGCTGTGGCTGGGGCGCGAGCACAAGGCGCTGCTCATGGTCACCCTGCTGGCCACCGTGGTGTCGCTGCACGCGCTGCCCGCCGTGATCGAGACCGAGCCGCGGTTCGCCACGGCGTGGCAGCACCTCGGCTTCATCGACTACATCGACCGGACCGGCTCGGCCGTGCCCGATCTGGACGCCCGCTGGAGCTGGCCGGGCTTCTTCGCGGCGGCCGCGTTCCTCTCCAAGGCGTGCGGGGTCGACGACCTGACCGAGGTCATCCGCTGGTGGCCGACAGCCATGCAACTCCTTTACCTGGCACCGCTGTTCCTGCTCGTACGCCATATGCGGGCGAGCTGGCGCGCCCAGTGGACCGGCATCTGGATCTTCGTGCTCAGCGGCTGGGTGGGCCAGGACTACTTCTCCCCGCAGGGCTTCACCTACCTCCTCTACCTAGTCTTCGTGGCGATCCTCCTGGTGTGGTTCCGGGCACCACGGGTGCTGTGGACGAGGATGCGGCCCGGCGAGCTGGAGGTCGAGCCGACCGGCCGGCGCGAACGCGCCGTGCTGCTCGTGGTGCTGATCGGTCTGTTCATGGCGACCGTGCCGGCCCATCAGCTGACGCCGTTCGTGATGCTGGGCGTCCTCGCGGTCCTCGTCCTGGTCGGCCGCTGCGAACTGCGGGGCCTGCCGATCCTGTTCGCCGTCGTGGTCAGCGTATGGATCGGCTTCCTCGCCGAGCCGTACTGGTCGGGGCACTTCGGCGAACTGTTCGGCGGCGTCGGCGGAGTCGGCGACAACGTCTCGTCCTCGGTCTCCGGCCGTATCGGCGAGGGCAGTTCGTCCCACAAACTCGTCCTCTACGCGCGCGTGGCGCTGGCCGGCGGTGTGCTTGCGCTGGCCTGCTGGGGCTGGTGGCGCCGACGCGACCACAAGTACCGCGAACGGTCGCTGCTCGTCCTCACCTTCGTCCCGTTCCTCGGCTTCGGCCTGCAGTCGTACGGCGGCGAGATGGCGCTGCGCGTCTTCATGTTCGCTCTGCCGGGAGCGGCCCTGCTCGCCGGCCTCGCGCTCTTCCCGCGCACGGGCGTCACCGCGGACGAACGGGACAAGGACCGGGTGAGCCTCGCACCGCTCGCCGCGCTGATGGCGGGCCTCGTCCTGATGGGCGGCTTCCTGGTGGCCCGCTGGGGCAACGAGCCGTTCGAGCGGATCAGGCCGGGCGAGGTCGCCGCGATGGAGTACGTGTACGCCCACGACAAACCCACGACACGGGTGCTGTGGCTGAGCAACGACACGGTCAACAACGTGACGCCCGCGATGCCGTGGGGCACCCGGGACATGGAGAAGGTCAACTACGTACCGACGCTCGCGCCCGCCGACCCCGTGCTGGTGTCGAGCCTGGTCAAGTCGCTCAAGGACGCGGGCCCGAACTCGTACCTCATGATCAACCGCAGTCAGGTGACCTATCTGCAACTGGACATCGGCTACTCGAAGACGTACGAGTACCGGCTCATCCGCAACCTCGACGCGCGGCAGGAACTGCGCAAGGTCTTCGTGAACGAGGACGTGTCCCTGTACGCCCTGCGGCAGCAGCCGAGCGGCAAGGTCGCCAAGGCCGACCCCGGCCCGATCGGTCCGCAGGTGACCTGGACGCCCTGGTCGGTGGTGGGGGCGCTCGCGGCGGTGGCACTGATCGCGCTGCTCGCGACGCGGGAGGTCGTACGGGTGGCTGCGCGCCCGAGCGTGCGCCAGCACCTGTGGCTGCAGGCGACGTTCTGGTTCTCGCTGCCCCTACTGGCCCTGCTGCTGGCGTCCTTGATCCAGAGATTCCTGACGATGGCCTGA
- a CDS encoding polysaccharide deacetylase family protein produces MSGSPEPRVPILMYHAVAKAPNDATRTLSVTPEAFAEQMALLRGSGFTPVDTASLAGSWREATPLPERPVLITFDDGYEGVHRHALPVLSRHGFAATLFVSTGWLRGEYDTGGGLDVMLDWDQVRELAASGVEIGGHSHTHPQLDQLPDDALRYELRHCREIIAAELGVLPASFAYPYGYSSRRVRRAVREAGFTQSLAVGNALARRRQGPYALRRVTVRRSTGIGEFERLVEGRALTRVFARDRALTKGYSMVRRARQVRRKAIRSRV; encoded by the coding sequence ATGAGTGGATCACCCGAGCCACGCGTGCCGATCCTCATGTACCACGCGGTGGCGAAGGCGCCGAACGACGCCACCCGCACGCTGTCCGTGACACCCGAGGCGTTCGCCGAACAGATGGCGCTGCTGCGCGGCTCGGGCTTCACCCCGGTCGACACCGCGTCGCTCGCCGGGAGTTGGCGCGAGGCGACACCGCTGCCGGAACGCCCCGTGCTGATCACCTTCGACGACGGCTACGAGGGCGTGCACCGGCACGCGCTGCCCGTGCTCTCCCGGCACGGCTTCGCGGCCACGCTGTTCGTGTCGACGGGCTGGCTGCGCGGGGAGTACGACACCGGGGGCGGCCTCGACGTCATGCTCGACTGGGACCAGGTGCGCGAACTGGCCGCCTCCGGCGTCGAGATCGGCGGCCACAGCCATACACATCCGCAGCTGGACCAGCTGCCCGACGACGCCCTGCGCTACGAACTGCGGCACTGCCGGGAGATCATCGCCGCCGAACTGGGCGTGCTCCCGGCGTCGTTCGCGTACCCGTACGGCTACTCCAGCCGCCGGGTGCGCCGGGCCGTGCGCGAGGCGGGCTTCACCCAGTCGCTCGCCGTGGGCAACGCTCTCGCGCGCCGCCGCCAGGGACCGTACGCGCTGCGGCGGGTCACCGTGCGCCGCAGCACCGGGATCGGGGAGTTCGAGCGGCTCGTCGAGGGCCGCGCGCTCACCCGTGTCTTCGCCAGGGACCGTGCCCTCACCAAGGGGTACTCCATGGTCCGCAGAGCACGACAGGTTCGCCGGAAGGCCATCCGTTCCCGTGTCTGA
- a CDS encoding GNAT family N-acetyltransferase: MDISVYRPGELTSADRSAWTAFQSKAHLHDTPELANPFLSPEFTLAVGRCRRGVRIAVIRENGEPAAFFPFHTTAAGVGRAIGLGISDCQGLVHRPGFTWDARQLLRACGLSVWEFDHLAQGQAPFEAGASGAFPSPVIDVDRGYEAYLTQLRSQSPKFTRTTLAKERKLGRDHADVRYVHDERDPEALGTLMRWKSAQYRRTGRSDRFAQDWIARLAQQLFHSRSESFAGLLSVLYADGRPIAAHFGLRSERVLACWFPAYDPAFSKYSPGLILHLRMAEAAAADGIAYLDLGRGQKEYKDSLKTRELTVSEGWVARRHPVAFGHRARRAPVRALRNAVLGRPELFEPADKMLKRMGKIRSGG, from the coding sequence ATGGACATCAGCGTGTACCGCCCCGGCGAACTGACCTCCGCCGACCGGTCGGCGTGGACGGCCTTCCAGTCGAAGGCCCATCTGCACGACACCCCGGAACTCGCGAACCCGTTCCTGTCCCCGGAGTTCACACTGGCCGTGGGCCGCTGCCGGCGCGGCGTACGGATCGCGGTCATCAGGGAGAACGGCGAACCCGCCGCGTTCTTCCCCTTCCACACCACCGCCGCGGGCGTCGGCCGGGCGATCGGACTGGGCATCTCGGACTGTCAGGGGCTGGTCCACCGCCCCGGTTTCACCTGGGACGCCCGCCAACTGCTGAGGGCCTGCGGCCTCTCCGTGTGGGAGTTCGACCATCTGGCCCAGGGCCAGGCACCGTTCGAGGCCGGAGCCTCCGGCGCCTTCCCGTCCCCGGTCATCGACGTCGACCGAGGGTACGAGGCGTATCTGACCCAACTGCGCTCCCAGTCACCCAAGTTCACCCGGACCACGCTCGCCAAGGAGCGCAAGCTGGGCCGCGACCACGCGGACGTGCGGTACGTGCACGACGAGCGCGACCCCGAGGCGCTGGGCACGTTGATGCGCTGGAAGTCGGCGCAGTACCGCAGGACCGGGCGCAGCGACCGCTTCGCGCAGGACTGGATCGCCCGGCTGGCACAGCAGCTCTTCCACAGCCGTTCCGAGTCGTTCGCCGGGCTCCTGTCGGTGCTCTACGCCGACGGCCGGCCGATCGCCGCGCACTTCGGACTGCGTTCCGAACGGGTGCTGGCGTGCTGGTTCCCCGCGTACGATCCGGCGTTCTCGAAATACTCCCCCGGTCTGATCCTGCATTTACGCATGGCCGAGGCGGCCGCCGCCGACGGCATCGCCTATCTGGATCTCGGCAGGGGCCAGAAGGAATACAAGGACTCCCTCAAGACACGGGAACTCACCGTGTCCGAAGGGTGGGTTGCGCGCCGCCATCCCGTGGCGTTCGGACACCGGGCGCGACGCGCCCCCGTCCGCGCTCTGCGCAATGCGGTGCTGGGGAGGCCGGAGTTGTTCGAGCCGGCCGACAAAATGCTCAAACGGATGGGGAAGATCCGTTCGGGCGGTTGA